The nucleotide sequence CTGATACAATTCGAGCATGGAAAATTCAGGATTATGATTTCTGTCCATTCCTTCGTTGCGGAATGTTTTCCCGATTTCATAAACTTTCTCGATCCCGCCCACGATCAGTCTTTTCAGATAAAGTTCGATCGCGATCCGCAAATACAATTTCATGTCGAGCGTGTTGTGATGGGTTATAAACGGTCTTGCATTTGCTCCACCGTAAAGAGAAGTCAAGATGGGAGTTTCAACTTCCAGAAATCCTTTTTCATCAAGATAATTACGCATTTCTTTGATTACTTTTGAACGGATCTTAAAATTCCTTTTATTTTCAGGATTAAGCAATAGATCCAGATATCTTTTGCGGAAACGGAGTTCGATATCGGAAAATTCATCCCACCTTCTTTTCTCGCCATCCACGATCTTTTCTTTTACGGTCGGGATCGGACGAAGATTCTTTCCCAAAATTTTTATTTTGTGAACTTTTACAGAATATTCTCCTCTTTGGGTGATAAAACATTCACCCTCGATCTGCACAAAATCCCCGAGATCGAGTAGTTTGAAGATCTCGTAATTTTTCTCTCCAACCGTATCTTTACGAACAAATAATTGTATCCTTCCGGATTCATCCGAAACATTTCCGAAACCGATCTTTCCCTGTCGACGCATCGCATCGAGACGACCGGTTATCTTAACTTTCTGCTGCTCTTGCACGAACTTATCTTTATTTTTTAGAAGCTCGATTATTTTATGAGTTCGCTCGCTTCTATTGGGAAAAGGATCGACACCAAGTTCGATCAATTTCTGTAGTTTCTGTCTTCTTACCGCTACTAATTGGTTCAAGTTTTCCATTAAAAATACCTTTTCTTTATTTGCTGACTAAAATTATTATTTATTTTTGGGTGTCAAGGTTTGATTGTAACACAAAACTCCGTTTCGTTGTAATATTGATTCTCCGAATCAAATATAAATCGTAAAACAGTTCTCCCGAATTGTTCAGCAACTCAAACTTCTTGTTTGAGAGAATTAACAAACCGAGACTTGGCACAAGCCGATGGTCTTGTGTTAAGTCGTCAATGCGGGGATAACAAGATCAACTTATTACAAGATGATGCATCACTTGTGACAAGTTTAAGCACAACACCTTGAAAAAAGACTTCGGAATGTGAAAATTAATCAAACTGAAAATCCGAAACACCGATAATAGAACCGTCGGCTGCTTTCTC is from Candidatus Cloacimonadota bacterium and encodes:
- the lysS gene encoding lysine--tRNA ligase; protein product: MENLNQLVAVRRQKLQKLIELGVDPFPNRSERTHKIIELLKNKDKFVQEQQKVKITGRLDAMRRQGKIGFGNVSDESGRIQLFVRKDTVGEKNYEIFKLLDLGDFVQIEGECFITQRGEYSVKVHKIKILGKNLRPIPTVKEKIVDGEKRRWDEFSDIELRFRKRYLDLLLNPENKRNFKIRSKVIKEMRNYLDEKGFLEVETPILTSLYGGANARPFITHHNTLDMKLYLRIAIELYLKRLIVGGIEKVYEIGKTFRNEGMDRNHNPEFSMLELYQAYADFNDIMNLTEEMIQQISINIFGTETIKFQEHEISLKKPWKRASMLDLIKEETGFDASDFDFEKIKKFCREHEIEIEPSMNAGKLIEEIFNHFVEPKLIQPTFVIDYPKEISPLAKTRPDNPNLVERFELFIAGNEYANAFTELNDPLEQRKRLEVQAKLRELGDVEANVIDEDFLEALEYGMPPTGGLGIGIDRLVMLFTNNTSIKEVILFPQMKPEM